Below is a genomic region from Spirosoma radiotolerans.
TAATACCTGTGGTGAAAGAACCCATCAAAAAATACTTCAGGGCAGCTTCGTTCGAACGCAGATTGCGCTTGTCGCTACCCGTTAACACATACATGGCAACCGATAGAATCTCTACGCCAACGAACAGCATCGTTAGGTTTTCGAAGCTGACCATCATGACGGCGCCAACTAGGGAAAACAGAATGATGGCGTAATATTCGGCGGGTTGCGATTCTTCGCCGTCAATCAAACTACTCGACAGGGCAACGACCAGAAAAGCTGACAACAACACAATGGCCGTAAACACCATAGCCAGGTTGTTGGTCCGCAACATATCGTTGAAATACAAGTAGGTCTTATTCCAGTCGAGAAAGTTGACGGCTAAGGTGATGAGTAAAAACAGGAGCGTGGCAGGTAACAGGATGGCTCTCGACTTTATGAAGCCAAGAAACAGCAGGACTATACCAAAAACCGATAACAGAACAATTGGAAACATAGGTTTACAGTTTACGCGGTTACCCGCCGGGTTTTCGGTTCATAGATTACGCGCTGACGTTGTGCTGACCGTAATCCACTCACCGGAAACGTTCTTATTTCATGGAAACTGACGTTGTACCGATGTATTTCATCAGGTTCGCCACGGCAGGTTCGGTTACGTTAAGGAATGTATGTGGGTAAACACCGATCCAGAAAACGAGCACAACCAGCGGGATAAACACCCAGCTTTCTGTGGTGGTCAGATCGGCAAACGATTCTGTACGGGGCGATGTGGGGCCGAACATACTCTTCTGAAACATTCGAAGCATGTATACCGCACCAAAGATGATGGTGAACCCAGCTGCTAAACCCAGGTAATGGTTGTAGGTGAAGACGCCGTGCAGCAGCAAAAACTCACCGATAAATCCGTTTGTAAGCGGTAAAGCCACACTTCCCAGCAACATAATCAGGAAGTACACGGTCAGCTTAGGCGTCGACTGTGTAATACCCCCGAGCTGGTCGAGCTGACGGGTGCTGGTTCGGGAAAAGATAATGTCGGCGACAAAGAACAAGCCAACGACATTGATACCATGAGCCAGCATTTGTACCAGAGCCCCCTGCATTCCGGTTTCGGTTTGGGAGAACACCCCGGCCGCCATCAGGCCAACGTGCGAAAACGACGAATAAGCAATCAGTCGCTTCATATCGCGCTGGCGAATGGCAATGATCGCTCCGTAAATAATGCCAATAACAGCTAGCACAATGGCTGTTCTACCCCAGTTTTCAACACCGAGAGGAACAATAGGCAGGATAAACCGGATGAGACCATAAACACCCATTTTGAGCATAATACCCGCCAGAAGCATAGTAGCAGGCGTTGGCGATTCAACGTAGGTATCAGGCTGCCAGGTATGAAAAGGAAAGACGGGCATTTTGATGGCAAAGGCAATGAAGAACGCCCAGAAAATCCAGTTTTGTGCCTGCGGTGTCAGTTGTAGCTTGTAAAAATCAGCGATGGCCGATGAGTGGGCCGATCCATTGACTGCTGGTGTTTGATAGTACAAATACACCAGCGCAATGAGCATAAACAGGCTCCCGAAGATGGTATAAACGAAAAATTTGAAGGTAACGGGAATCCGGTTTTCTCCGCCCCACATAGCCGCCAGAAAGTAAATCGGGATCAGAGCCGCTTCGAAGAAAAAGTAAAATAAAAAGCCATCGCGAGCCGTGAACACGCCCATTAAAGCCGCCTGCATAAACAGCATCAGCGCGTAGAACGTGGCGGGTTGTTTATAGGTCCGGTCAAAGGTCGAGAGGATAATGAACGGAACCAGCAGCCCAGTCAGCAACACCAGCAAGACACTTATGCCGTCGATACCCGCGCTTAGTCGAATACCCAACGACTCGATCCACGGATAATCGAACCCAAACTGAGAACTGGCATCGGGTTTAAAGATGAAAAAGGAATAGACAGCCAGCGCTAGTTCAATCAGCGCAGCGATCAACGCTACCTGTTTTATTCGCTCTCCCCCAATCAGAAAAATCAGGGTGGCCGCTATGGCAGGGTAAAGAATAAGAAATAGAGTAAGCATTTTGAACAAGTTTTCGGTATCCAGTTTTAGCTTTCCGGCCAGTCAGCCGCAATTAAAATTGAGAACCGGCTTATAACCGAATAAAGAACCGTAGAGCAAAAATGGCTACAATGCTCACGACCATGGCCAGCACATAAAAGCCAATGGAACCGCTTTGCAGCAACCGCAACTGCGCTGAAGTTTTTTGAACGAGCCAACCGATACCGGTCACGATACCATCGACAAGTCCTTCGCCAAAACTATAAAGCGTATCGCCCAACCCACGAATGGGCCGAATAATAATCGCTTCGTATAATTCATCGACGTAATATTTATTGTATACCACTTGCTCTGGCAACGAACGTTCGGCGGATTCGGGCGCAGGAACGGCCTGACGGCTGATGTACATGACATAAGCAATCACAAGAGCCAGTAACGCAACACCCGCCGAAACGGCCATGAGAGCATATTCCGTGCTGTGTTCTATCGTCGATTCGGCAAACGCTTCAGGATTTACCAATCTCGACCCCTCAAAAATGGGTGCCATAAAATGACTCAGCCAGCCATTTCCCGGCAGATTGAGCCCGCCACCGATTGCCGATAGTACCGCCAGTACCATCAATGGCAGTGTCATCGAAATGGGCGACTCATGCAGATGATGACGTTGCTCTTCTGTTCCCCGGAATTCACCAAAGAAAGTCAGAAACAGCAGGCGGAACATGTAAAAAGATGTCAGGCCGGAACCTAGAACGCCCAGCGCCCACAGCAGTTTGTTGTGCTCGAATACGTGAGCCAGAATTTCATCTTTCGAGAAGAATCCCGCGAAGGGCGGTAAGCCAGAAATAGCGATTGTGCCAACCAGGAAGGTAACGAACGTAATGGGCAATGCCTTCCGCAGCCCACCCATCTTGCGAATATCCTGCTCGTCGGACATGGCGTGGATCACACTACCGGCACCCAGGAACAGCAGAGCTTTGAAGAACGCGTGGGTAATAACATGAAACATCCCCGCTGTATAAGCCGTTGCGCTCAGGCCAAGGAACATATAGCCTAGTT
It encodes:
- a CDS encoding complex I subunit 4 family protein — its product is MLTLFLILYPAIAATLIFLIGGERIKQVALIAALIELALAVYSFFIFKPDASSQFGFDYPWIESLGIRLSAGIDGISVLLVLLTGLLVPFIILSTFDRTYKQPATFYALMLFMQAALMGVFTARDGFLFYFFFEAALIPIYFLAAMWGGENRIPVTFKFFVYTIFGSLFMLIALVYLYYQTPAVNGSAHSSAIADFYKLQLTPQAQNWIFWAFFIAFAIKMPVFPFHTWQPDTYVESPTPATMLLAGIMLKMGVYGLIRFILPIVPLGVENWGRTAIVLAVIGIIYGAIIAIRQRDMKRLIAYSSFSHVGLMAAGVFSQTETGMQGALVQMLAHGINVVGLFFVADIIFSRTSTRQLDQLGGITQSTPKLTVYFLIMLLGSVALPLTNGFIGEFLLLHGVFTYNHYLGLAAGFTIIFGAVYMLRMFQKSMFGPTSPRTESFADLTTTESWVFIPLVVLVFWIGVYPHTFLNVTEPAVANLMKYIGTTSVSMK
- the nuoL gene encoding NADH-quinone oxidoreductase subunit L — encoded protein: MKIELLSALIPLFPLLGFLINGLGFRRVPKGLAGVLATAAVLASFLLSIYLFSSFSGDSQPLVATLFDWISVGDLHINFSFQIDQLSLLMLLVVTGVGSLIHLYSIGYMSHDEGFGKFMAFLNLFIFFMLLLVMGSNYVIMFIGWEGVGLCSYLLIGFWNKNISYNNAARKAFVMNRIGDLGFLLGIFMLINTFGTVEYLDVFKQATSLEMNDSTVLIITLLLFVGAMGKSAQIPLYTWLPDAMAGPTPVSALIHAATMVTAGIYMVVRSNVLYTLSPLTLEIIGGIAIATALLAASIGLLQNDIKKVLAYSTVSQLGYMFLGLSATAYTAGMFHVITHAFFKALLFLGAGSVIHAMSDEQDIRKMGGLRKALPITFVTFLVGTIAISGLPPFAGFFSKDEILAHVFEHNKLLWALGVLGSGLTSFYMFRLLFLTFFGEFRGTEEQRHHLHESPISMTLPLMVLAVLSAIGGGLNLPGNGWLSHFMAPIFEGSRLVNPEAFAESTIEHSTEYALMAVSAGVALLALVIAYVMYISRQAVPAPESAERSLPEQVVYNKYYVDELYEAIIIRPIRGLGDTLYSFGEGLVDGIVTGIGWLVQKTSAQLRLLQSGSIGFYVLAMVVSIVAIFALRFFIRL